In the Qipengyuania gelatinilytica genome, GCTTGAACTCATCGGACTGGAGCTGGACGGCCTTTTCGGCAACATCACTACCGCGATATGCTCGAGCAAAAGACAAATCCCTGTGGCGCGCCCGATAGGTTCCATCATGATCTACGAACCAATGCAGGGAGCCGTGGAGCTTATAATACTGGAGAAATTTGTCGAAGCGACGGACCCTGCCTTCCGCAACGTCACCAGGATAATAAATATCCAGCCCATACACGGCAGGGTCAAAGCGAGCGGTCGTTTTGCCAGAGAAGCCGTCGAAATATTGAATGCCAAGTTCTTCAAGCGCTTGCTCAAACAACGTATCGTAATTGAGTGTGAATAGGTGAGTGCGGCCGAGGTTCGTGTCTCGAGCTATGAGCTTCGCAAGAAACGGAATGTGTCCGGACGAGCTACCTTTGCATTCGGCCGTGAGCTCCGCAGGGTCAATTTCAAGTGCGCACTCCGCATATATTGCCTTTTCGATGTAGCGACAGAGCGTTCGTTCATCATCTTCGCTCAGCACAAGGGAGACGTCTTCTTGGGCTTCCCCCTCTACGCTCATGCTTGCGCCTCTTTTCCAGGTCACAGACGCGACCGGTGAATCGTTCGATTGTGTGAGACCTGAGGCATTAAAGAGGTAGCTGAGCCAATCTTCAAAGCCGCCAGCGCCGAAACCGTTCGCCTTTTTCCATGCGATGATCGCTTTGGCGTCATCTGAGAGGGGGCATTCTTCGACAGCATCGAGCACTAGACACTCAAGGTTGTTGGCAGCAGGCCCCGCCATCAATCGCCCACCTGCGCCGACCGAGCAGCCAGCGGCTGTCAGGACTACTACATTCTCCATACGGAGCCAGTCAGCCAACAAAGCCTGAATTCGGCGCAGTCCATCTTCCGAGTTCTTACCTGCGAGCAGGTCGGCGCTCTCTCCTGCCGAGTCCGGTGATAAGAGTTTGTACCTGCAGGTCACGATCTGAACTCTCTTTCGATCAAACTCGCTGAGTTGGGATCGTATTTTAGAGAGCTAATTGTGCCATCCTTTATACGCTCTACCGCCTCGTCGATGACGAACCGCGGAACTAGGAACCACTCCTTAGGTACGACCGGTTTACCGAACCGGTCCATGATTTCGATGTCGAGTTTCGCAGGGCCGAAAACGCGATGTATGATGTTTTCGAGCTTGGTTCGATTGATGTTGAACAGCTCGTAGGTGGCGACGATTTCCACCTCCGCCATGAGGAAGGTCGGGTCAATCTTGGCATTCGCGATCCGCCGCTCGACCTTCCCGCTCGTTACCCCGATTTTGTGAAGCACCTCGCGATGAGCGGCAACGGTCGGATGATTGGACTTACTGCGCAGCACATAGATCGTGCCGCTTGCCTGGTCATCTTCGTCTTCATTGTCGGTGAAGAGAGGGCCGGCGGCGGGTTCGCTTATCCGCCTTCCTGCCTCGTCTTTATAGAGCGCCCTTTGAAGTGAGCGAAGCAACAGATTGCTTTCGGTGCCGTTGGAATAGATTACGCGAAGGCGAGCGTCTGTTTCACCGTTAGGCGCTTTGATGGTCTCTCCAACCTCGGCGACGTAAACGGTCTGTCCACCTAGAATGAAGAACTCACCCTGTTTGATGTCGGCCTTCAGGAAGCCCGCGTCTTTGACGAAAGGGCGGGTTTGGCGAGTGCCGTCTTTGATTTCCCTTTGAACCT is a window encoding:
- a CDS encoding SIR2 family protein, whose translation is MTCRYKLLSPDSAGESADLLAGKNSEDGLRRIQALLADWLRMENVVVLTAAGCSVGAGGRLMAGPAANNLECLVLDAVEECPLSDDAKAIIAWKKANGFGAGGFEDWLSYLFNASGLTQSNDSPVASVTWKRGASMSVEGEAQEDVSLVLSEDDERTLCRYIEKAIYAECALEIDPAELTAECKGSSSGHIPFLAKLIARDTNLGRTHLFTLNYDTLFEQALEELGIQYFDGFSGKTTARFDPAVYGLDIYYPGDVAEGRVRRFDKFLQYYKLHGSLHWFVDHDGTYRARHRDLSFARAYRGSDVAEKAVQLQSDEFKQIGSFGILPTSQKFTQTLGMPFSHLFRLFQARLNQPQTFLLVLGYGFGDDHVTRIIETALMNPSLVMLVVEPNPDSKIVERIAAYQSLGQRAFVLTERLDPETYCSFEIATFADFAQNVMPDVKWLEDFKRLRQFEEQIRKTEEKGSDQAAGEI
- a CDS encoding GIY-YIG nuclease family protein; this encodes MANFTQEDDALLEELGVEVEAKKVVSRTPREERTIAGFEEIQRFVEEHGKRPRHGEDNDIFERLYAVRLERIRDQDECRNLVEPMDHQGLLATTIEQPVEVDELDDDALLAELGAEAETADITELRHVRSSAEKRAAEEIANRDKCEDFEKFEPLFEKVQREIKDGTRQTRPFVKDAGFLKADIKQGEFFILGGQTVYVAEVGETIKAPNGETDARLRVIYSNGTESNLLLRSLQRALYKDEAGRRISEPAAGPLFTDNEDEDDQASGTIYVLRSKSNHPTVAAHREVLHKIGVTSGKVERRIANAKIDPTFLMAEVEIVATYELFNINRTKLENIIHRVFGPAKLDIEIMDRFGKPVVPKEWFLVPRFVIDEAVERIKDGTISSLKYDPNSASLIEREFRS